In Magnolia sinica isolate HGM2019 chromosome 12, MsV1, whole genome shotgun sequence, a single genomic region encodes these proteins:
- the LOC131221942 gene encoding pentatricopeptide repeat-containing protein At1g03560, mitochondrial: MRKSPRFPFFSPPKPFPSLQNPSPLFHPSNPPPSSQPSISFNPTVSTSRLDLPKLFSTSLPPPEWMEPFVDVSDLAVQNPKNLQPSPWLDRVAHLLQESPAVESDLDAFCRKFLIRLSPNFVAHLLDSPNLSKTPKTAFQFFRWAEKQRNYDHKLDSYVSLIDILSSAGGELDTIRQLIAEIKVKEFAMTAHASNSLIRSLGVSGMIEELLWVWRWMKESGIEPGIFTYNFLMDGLVNSNFLESAERVFETMEGGKIRPDVVTYNILIKGYWKAGKTQKAMERFQEMEVKDILPDKITYLTLMQSCYSDGGLDVCLGLYHEMEEKGIEIPPHAYSLVISGLCREGNPTEGLAVFQSMIRQGCKPNVAIYTALIDSFAKIGKEEEAMKLFERMEEEGLEPDEVTYSVVVNGLCKAGNLEKAMECYKLCREKGVPINAVFYSSLIDGLGKSGMVHEAEKVFEGILEKGCVRDSYCYNALIDAFAKAGNMEKALALFKRMEDEGCDQTVYTYTILINGLFKKHKNEEALKLWEAMIDKGITPTPASFRALSTGLCLSGKVARACKILDDLAPMGVIPETAFEDMINVLCKAGRIEQACKLADGVVDRGREIPGRVRTVMINALRKAGNADLAIKLMHSKIGIGYDRWGSIKKRVKFRVLLDG; this comes from the coding sequence ATGAGAAAATCCCCCAGATTTCCCTTCTTCTCTCCTCCAAAACCCTTCCCCTCTCTTCAAAACCCTTCCCCTCTCTTTCATCCCTCCAACCCACCTccatcatctcaaccgtccatctccTTCAATCCAACGGTCTCCACTTCCCGGCTCGATCTTCCTAAGCTCTTCTCCACTTCCCTCCCTCCTCCTGAATGGATGGAACCCTTCGTCGACGTCTCCGATCTCGCCgtccaaaaccctaaaaatctccAACCCTCCCCATGGCTCGATCgcgtggcccacctcctccaagAATCCCCCGCCGTCGAATCCGATCTCGATGCCTTCTGCCGCAAATTCCTCATCCGATTATCTCCCAATTTCGTGGCGCACCTCCTCGATTCCCCCAACCTATCCAAAACCCCTAAAACCGCCTTTCAATTCTTCCGTTGGGCCGAGAAGCAGAGGAATTACGATCACAAGCTCGACTCCTACGTTTCGCTCATTGATATCTTATCATCCGCTGGCGGAGAATTAGATACGATCCGACAGTTGATCGCTGAAATTAAGGTTAAGGAATTTGCAATGACTGCACACGCGTCAAATTCTCTGATACGGAGCTTGGGCGTTTCAGGCATGATCGAGGAACTGTTGTGGGTGTGGCGTTGGATGAAGGAGAGTGGAATTGAGCCTGGCATTTTCACTTACAATttcttgatggatggtttggtgaATTCAAATTTTCTAGAATCGGCGGAGCGGGTTTTTGAGACCATGGAAGGCGGGAAGATCCGCCCGGATGTTGTGACTTATAATATACTGATTAAAGGGTATTGGAAAGCGGGGAAAACCCAAAAGGCGATGGAGAGGTTTCAGGAGATGGAGGTGAAGGACATCCTTCCGGATAAGATAACGTATTTGACTTTGATGCAGTCATGCTATTCGGATGGCGGGTTGGATGTTTGTTTGGGCCTCTATCATGAAATGGAAGAGAAGGGGATAGAGATCCCACCTCATGCATACAGTTTGGTGATCTCAGGGCTCTGTAGAGAAGGAAACCCGACTGAAGGGTTGGCAGTTTTTCAGAGTATGATTAGGCAGGGTTGTAAACCCAATGTGGCAATTTACACGGCTCTGATTGATTCATTTGCAAAGATTGGGAAAGAGGAGGAGGCGATGAAGCTCTTCGAGCGGATGGAGGAGGAAGGACTCGAGCCAGATGAGGTGACCTATAGTGTTGTTGTTAATGGTTTGTGTAAGGCTGGGAACTTGGAGAAGGCTATGGAGTGTTACAAACTCTGTAGAGAGAAGGGTGTCCCTATAAATGCTGTGTTTTATTCTAGCCTTATTGATGGGCTTGGAAAGAGCGGGATGGTGCATGAAGCAGAGAAGGTTTTTGAAGGGATATTAGAGAAGGGATGTGTGCGGGATTCATATTGCTACAATGCGCTTATTGATGCTTTTGCTAAAGCTGGAAACATGGAGAAGGCATTGGCACTCTTTAAGAGGATGGAAGATGAAGGTTGTGATCAAACAGTTTATACGTATACCATTCTCATCAATGGGCTGTTCAAAAAACATAAGAATGAAGAGGCCCTGAAGTTATGGGAGGCAATGATTGATAAGGGCATCACTCCCACGCCGGCTTCTTTCAGAGCTCTCTCGACAGGGCTTTGCCTTTCTGGCAAGGTCGCGAGGGCTTGCAAGATATTGGATGATCTGGCACCAATGGGTGTTATACCCGAAACAGCTTTTGAAGATATGATCAATGTCTTGTGTAAGGCAGGCAGGATCGAGCAGGCTTGCAAATTGGCGGATGGTGTTGTTGATAGAGGTAGAGAGATACCTGGAAGGGTTCGGACGGTTATGATCAACGCATTGAGGAAGGCAGGTAATGCCGACTTGGCCATCAAACTGATGCATAGTAAGATTGGGATAGGCTACGATAGGTGGGGCAGCATAAAAAAGCGGGTGAAGTTCCGAGTTCTCTTAGATGGTTGA